One Mycobacterium dioxanotrophicus DNA window includes the following coding sequences:
- a CDS encoding DNA adenine methylase, with protein sequence MRADTAVVSPLAERTAGAQEAAARIAGMLPDHTHYVQLQSGGLEVLLHKPPSQAETINDTGLDIVTFWRVLRDRPHDLARVCTLTPLSRIEFDTARGSGSYLGVSDLEAARRVWVLLSQSADGPARLRPQWRGIRRRRQHTEPRADIATMETLAQRLKEVTLECQPAVNVVEAHSGRSGVCFYADLRANQFGAQGADPGAAFRPGPDVLLSALAKTKAAVVVRVDHTGVEMTAPPGWAQAALTVQSGHPVRLWSNRPLPVQQPLFDVDPAAAGKETP encoded by the coding sequence ATGAGAGCCGACACCGCAGTGGTCTCCCCGCTGGCCGAGCGGACAGCTGGCGCTCAGGAAGCGGCGGCCCGGATCGCTGGGATGCTGCCCGACCACACCCACTACGTGCAGTTGCAGTCCGGGGGCTTGGAGGTACTGCTGCACAAACCGCCCAGCCAGGCCGAAACCATCAACGACACCGGCCTGGACATCGTGACGTTTTGGAGGGTGCTGCGCGACCGCCCCCACGACCTGGCCCGCGTGTGCACGTTGACCCCGCTGAGTCGGATCGAGTTCGACACCGCCCGCGGTAGCGGTTCCTACCTCGGCGTCAGCGACCTTGAGGCCGCCCGCCGGGTGTGGGTGCTGCTGAGCCAAAGCGCCGACGGGCCTGCACGTCTACGCCCACAATGGCGAGGGATACGACGTCGTCGACAGCACACTGAGCCGCGCGCTGACATCGCAACAATGGAGACGCTGGCCCAGCGCCTGAAGGAAGTAACCCTGGAATGCCAGCCTGCGGTCAACGTCGTGGAAGCTCACAGCGGTCGTAGCGGCGTGTGCTTCTACGCCGATCTGCGGGCGAACCAGTTCGGCGCCCAAGGCGCCGATCCTGGTGCGGCCTTTCGCCCCGGCCCCGACGTGCTGCTGTCGGCGTTGGCCAAAACTAAAGCGGCAGTCGTGGTCCGGGTGGATCACACCGGCGTCGAGATGACGGCGCCTCCCGGTTGGGCACAGGCCGCGCTGACGGTGCAGAGCGGGCATCCGGTGCGGCTGTGGTCGAACCGACCGCTACCAGTGCAACAGCCGCTGTTCGACGTCGATCCCGCCGCAGCTGGCAAGGAGACGCCGTGA
- a CDS encoding ASCH domain-containing protein gives MTTMNLAPNRRISLACGDTTWTEDHTATTFRQIAHALDTGDMFAETVQGDQRTDRQRWASAVHFAVRLAGRSEELLAFRDRCGSHGTGCSCGMVDPGGIGSVLCDYAQAPEDPVAAPGHAMGLTLRRPWASMLMVPTEAGGKNVENRTDTTTYRGPVLIYAGARLDQAGVELGRRQGLQCMDFHAAQQGWLGAAVLVDVHRARGCCAPWGNTRKTQQLYHWVFESPVRLARRPWRGGARGFVGLQQVSWSALINPKVYRGA, from the coding sequence ATGACCACCATGAACCTGGCCCCGAACCGGCGGATCAGTCTGGCCTGCGGCGACACCACCTGGACCGAAGACCACACTGCAACGACCTTTCGCCAGATCGCCCACGCACTCGACACCGGCGACATGTTCGCCGAGACGGTGCAGGGCGATCAGCGCACGGACCGGCAGCGCTGGGCGAGCGCCGTGCACTTCGCGGTGCGTCTGGCCGGGCGCAGCGAGGAACTGCTGGCCTTTCGTGACCGCTGTGGTAGTCACGGTACCGGATGCTCCTGTGGGATGGTTGATCCTGGCGGCATCGGCAGTGTGCTCTGCGATTATGCGCAGGCTCCCGAGGACCCGGTGGCTGCGCCGGGTCATGCGATGGGGTTGACGCTGCGCCGACCGTGGGCGTCGATGCTGATGGTACCCACCGAGGCAGGCGGCAAGAACGTCGAGAACCGCACCGACACCACCACCTACCGAGGTCCGGTCCTGATCTACGCCGGGGCTCGCCTCGATCAGGCCGGGGTCGAGCTGGGAAGGCGACAAGGTTTGCAGTGCATGGACTTTCATGCCGCTCAGCAGGGCTGGTTGGGCGCTGCGGTGCTCGTTGACGTTCACCGTGCCCGCGGGTGCTGCGCCCCGTGGGGTAACACCCGCAAGACCCAGCAGTTGTATCACTGGGTGTTCGAATCCCCTGTCCGGTTGGCCCGCCGTCCGTGGCGTGGTGGGGCACGCGGGTTCGTTGGCCTGCAACAGGTTTCCTGGTCGGCACTGATCAATCCAAAGGTGTATCGCGGCGCATGA